From Actinomycetota bacterium:
CATGCTCTCGGGAAGATCATCCTCCTCCACCACAGCGGCGATGCCGTAGGACCGTGAGGCGCGGGCGCGGGCGAACTCGAACCCTCGGTCCGTCACGGGCAGCAGCGTTCCGAGCACGATGTGGTTCGCGGTCACCCGTCCGTGGGGGGTCGTGACGACCACCCGGTCGCGGTCCTCACGCACCGATGTGGCGCGGGTGGCACAGTGGATGGCGACGTTCGCGTGTTCGTCCAACGCGCGAGCCAGACCGTCGATGTACGCGACCGGCTGGAACTGGGCCTGTCCCGTGAAGCGCACGGCTCCGTGGACCGCGAACGGGAGCTCGGTCGTGTTGGTCCACTCCGCCGGGAGGCCGAGGTGGCTTGCGGCGGCCTCCTCGCGACGGAGCGCGTCGATCTCGTCGGTGTGCTGTGCGAAGACGTAGGCGTCGGTCGGTTCCCAGCCCGCCTCGATCCCGAGCCGGTCGCAGATCGCTTCGATCGCCCCGATCGCGGCCTCGTTCACGTGCGCGTACGTTCGAGCGGTGTCCTCCCCGTGGCGCTCGATCAGGTCGTGGTAGATCATCCCGTGCTGCGACGTGACCTTGCCGGTCGTTCCACCGGTCGTCCCGGCCGCGAGGTGCCGGGCCTCGAGGACGATGACCTCGACGTCGGCCTCGGCCAGCAGCAGGGCCGTCGTCAGGCCGGTGATGCCGCCTCCCACGACGACGACTTCCGTGACATGGTCGGAGTCGAGTCGCGGGAAGGTGGGGACGTCCGCGGTTGCGTGCCACAGCGACCCACGCTG
This genomic window contains:
- a CDS encoding FAD-dependent oxidoreductase; translation: MSGDVQRGSLWHATADVPTFPRLDSDHVTEVVVVGGGITGLTTALLLAEADVEVIVLEARHLAAGTTGGTTGKVTSQHGMIYHDLIERHGEDTARTYAHVNEAAIGAIEAICDRLGIEAGWEPTDAYVFAQHTDEIDALRREEAAASHLGLPAEWTNTTELPFAVHGAVRFTGQAQFQPVAYIDGLARALDEHANVAIHCATRATSVREDRDRVVVTTPHGRVTANHIVLGTLLPVTDRGFEFARARASRSYGIAAVVEEDDLPESMYISAGEPSRSLRHYRGDGTAYLIVVGETHDVGQGGETREHDQALEAFAREHFTVHDVPFRWSAQDYVPDDRLPFIGTTNFSDRIHVATGFQKWGLTNGTAAARIITDAILGRDNPHAEAFSPARRTVTESARRFLQHNLDVAKRFVADRVSPDAETIDDIAPGTGGTVRVDGELLAVSKDDAGRVTTRSAVCTHLGCIVQWNPAERSWDCPCHGSRFALDGDVLEGPATSPLGEG